CTTATTGGAATGCTCTTGTTAAATTTGGGAGAGTTGTTTTATATACTTCCATTGGTTTGATTTCACTTGTGAAGACATAGAATTGGAATTGTTATTTAGGTTTACAAAAGCATGAAATGTGTTTCCATTTTTATCGTACAACTATTTGACGAACTTGGCACATAGATCATGATCTCAGTTCAGAAGCATAGGCTAGTGAGCGAGCATGAATACTACAACTTTTGCATGATGAGGTTGTTATTTTGAGCTTTACATCATTAAGCCTGAAAGGATTAGTTCATTAGGTTGGTAAGTTTTATGAACTTGGTTGTGGTCAACTTTAGTGTGCTTCGTTACGAAACAACTTAGTCTTGCTTAGAACTTTTAAAGGGGAGCTTGTTTCAGCAACCTGGACATCCTCTTTTGACTGCTGACTGAAGATTGAAAACAACAAGTTTATGGACATGTATACTTGTGTAAGAATCCACTGCAAAATCTGGAGCAAACTGACTGCTGATTGCTGAACCAAACCTACAAGTGTTGGTTCTTGCTGAAGTCATAGTAGCCTTTTCCTTAGCAAGCATTTGAATATCGGTGAAGGCAAGGGTAGCACCTTTCTTCATTTTAAAATTGTATGTCCTTTCCCCTAAAAGAATCCCCCAAAAACCACCTCTTGCGACTTTCTTGAGACATAAACAAAGCTCAGTAGGCAATTTGTTTTAGCTTTTTGCTTCCTCCATCTGGCAATTAGTTCTTTGTTGCTCTTTTTAGACAACTGTTTAAAAGTCGATTGAGGGGATCTTGGCTATGCAGGCCAATTATGTTTGACACATGAGCATCTTTCTGCCGTTTGGAGATGTCATTTTTTCCGTTGAAAATTTCGCCAAACAAAAAAGAACCTCCGTGGGcgattattattttgaattcattTAGAAGTAACGTTGTTAGTGGCAAAAAACTTGGAGGGAAGAACTTTTGGCCATATGATAGGACATTAGGATGCGTACCTGATTGCTTACTTGACTCTCTTGATATATGGAAAAATCTATATGAGATAATGTTTCTGAGTTTAGCTTCAAGATTTACGGCATTGTATTTGGTTATTAAGTGTTTCAGTTGTTCTTACATATTTCAAAGCTATTTCTTTTGTTTTACAGTTTGAGACAGACAAGGTGTACGCCTCTAGGCACCACATCACAAAACACTTTTTAACCTTGTGTTTGTTTCTCTATGATCAGGCTGGAACTAGGTGTTGACGTCTTCTTGATTTTCTGTTGAAGATAATTAATATTACATGGGATCAAATAAGAGATGCAATTCTGCATCTACCATTGACGACAGAGGCAAATCATCTATGCGTTTCTGCTTATTCCCTAAAGTGCGCTCTGCAAGCTTTGGTCCAGGAAACTCACCAGTCTACCTCAATGTGTATGACTTAACACCCATTAATGGTTATCTCTACTGGACGGGGCTTGGCATCTTTCACTCCGGCGTCGAAGGTATTAAAGCATTTGGAATCTGAATTTAGTTCTATCAGTTAAAACTTCTcacatttttctgtttttttcttctccGGGAACAAAAATATTGTTTCTTTTTGCGCGTGAATGATGCTTTCACTCTATTTATCTGTTCTTCTATAATTTTGATTTCTATTCTCTGCTAATTGTAGCTTTTTTATGTTGGAAAAAAAGCTCATTGTGGCTCAAAATGTCGTGCTAAAATACTGGAAAATCTCTCCTTGTTTCTATATTTTCTGAAATTAACAAGCTAGTATTCTGATGGGCTGATGACTTATGTCCATATTTACAGTACATGGCGTAGAGTATGCTTTTGGAGCTCATGACTTTGCAACTAGTGGCGTATTTGAGGTTGAGCCTCGGAGTTGCCCAGGTTTTAAGTTTAGAAAATCAATCTTCGTTGGAACAACATCCATGGACCCAATTCAGGTTAGGGAGTTCATGGAGCGCCAATCTGCAAGTTACAATGGTGACACATATCATTTGATCGTAAAAAACTGCAACCATTTCTGCAAGGATATCTGTTTTAAGCTCACAGGGAACACAATCCCAAAATGGGTGAATCGGCTAGCAAAAATAGGTACTTGTTCTGAGATCTTTTTTATTAGACACTACCTTTCACTTGATGGGTTATGAATCTGTAGTTGATCACATTTTTGTTTgggtattgattgatccttattACATTGATCGGTGTTGTGATATCAATGTACTTGTCTGAGTAATGGTCTTGCTCAAGC
This DNA window, taken from Papaver somniferum cultivar HN1 chromosome 3, ASM357369v1, whole genome shotgun sequence, encodes the following:
- the LOC113357070 gene encoding deSI-like protein At4g17486, which encodes MGSNKRCNSASTIDDRGKSSMRFCLFPKVRSASFGPGNSPVYLNVYDLTPINGYLYWTGLGIFHSGVEVHGVEYAFGAHDFATSGVFEVEPRSCPGFKFRKSIFVGTTSMDPIQVREFMERQSASYNGDTYHLIVKNCNHFCKDICFKLTGNTIPKWVNRLAKIGSLCNCILPEALKVTPVRDDPNDQSLDSEKRRLRGSFSCLSSISMRQKQLSSSSMFLQSPLKGCLPPRGMSKSRSLKEM